A stretch of the Notamacropus eugenii isolate mMacEug1 chromosome 2, mMacEug1.pri_v2, whole genome shotgun sequence genome encodes the following:
- the LOC140525124 gene encoding sn-1-specific diacylglycerol lipase ABHD11-like isoform X1: protein MSIRGNSSGPRPVPLSYRLLDGQDTLPPVVFLHGMFSNKNIFQAEAETLAQKTGRKVLTVDARNHGESPHNADCSYEAMSSDLLALLSQLRLTPCVLIGHSMGGRTAMAFALQKPELVERLVSVDVSPLVLMGIPKVFKIVPVMNSINLLGNRSDSQAFEVIDEYLKLFIKDASIRQYLFNSLVRVNGKYVWKVNAENLWQQQQQLLDPLAIQGVYHGPTLFLISINSSFVPPSHYHKIKLLFPEAQFQTIPDTGHVLHIKKPQDFMNSLLSFLS from the exons ATGTCCATTCGAGGGAACAGCAGCGGACCCAG GCCAGTGCCCCTCTCTTACAGGCTGCTGGATGGTCAGGACACCCTGCCACCTGTCGTCTTCCTGCATGGAATGTTTTCCAACAAAAATATCTTCCAGGCTGAGGCTGAGACCCTGGCACAGAAGACAGGCAGGAAG GTATTGACAGTGGATGCCAGGAACCATGGAGAGAGTCCTCATAATGCTGACTGCAGCTATGAAGCCATGAGCTCTGACCTGCTGGCTCTCCTGTCACAGCTAAGACTCACCCCCTGTGTCCTTATTGGTCATAGCATGGGAGGCAGGACAGCCATGGCATTTGCACTACAGAAG CCAGAGCTGGTGGAACGCCTGGTCTCAGTGGATGTCAGTCCCTTGGTGCTCATGGGCATCCCAAAGGTCTTTAAAATTGTACCTGTTATGAATTCTATAAACCTCCTTGGAAATCGCTCTGACTCCCAAGCCTTTGAAGTGATTGATGAGTATCTGAAGCTATTCATAAAG GATGCAAGTATTCGGCAGTATCTGTTCAACAGTCTGGTGCGGGTCAACGGAAAATATGTGTGGAAAGTCAATGCTGAAAACCTgtggcagcaacagcaacagcttCTGGATCCTCTTGCTATCCAGGGAGTTTATCATGGTCCCACACTCTTCCTCATAAGCATCAATTCATCCTTTGTTCC GCCAAGTCACTACCACAAGATCAAGCTTCTATTCCCTGAAGCTCAGTTCCAAACTATCCCTGATACTGGTCACGTCCTCCATATTAAGAAGCCCCAAGACTTCATGAACAgcctcctcagtttcctatccTAG
- the LOC140525124 gene encoding sn-1-specific diacylglycerol lipase ABHD11-like isoform X2, with the protein MSIRGNSSGPRPVPLSYRLLDGQDTLPPVVFLHGMFSNKNIFQAEAETLAQKTGRKVLTVDARNHGESPHNADCSYEAMSSDLLALLSQLRLTPCVLIGHSMGGRTAMAFALQKDASIRQYLFNSLVRVNGKYVWKVNAENLWQQQQQLLDPLAIQGVYHGPTLFLISINSSFVPPSHYHKIKLLFPEAQFQTIPDTGHVLHIKKPQDFMNSLLSFLS; encoded by the exons ATGTCCATTCGAGGGAACAGCAGCGGACCCAG GCCAGTGCCCCTCTCTTACAGGCTGCTGGATGGTCAGGACACCCTGCCACCTGTCGTCTTCCTGCATGGAATGTTTTCCAACAAAAATATCTTCCAGGCTGAGGCTGAGACCCTGGCACAGAAGACAGGCAGGAAG GTATTGACAGTGGATGCCAGGAACCATGGAGAGAGTCCTCATAATGCTGACTGCAGCTATGAAGCCATGAGCTCTGACCTGCTGGCTCTCCTGTCACAGCTAAGACTCACCCCCTGTGTCCTTATTGGTCATAGCATGGGAGGCAGGACAGCCATGGCATTTGCACTACAGAAG GATGCAAGTATTCGGCAGTATCTGTTCAACAGTCTGGTGCGGGTCAACGGAAAATATGTGTGGAAAGTCAATGCTGAAAACCTgtggcagcaacagcaacagcttCTGGATCCTCTTGCTATCCAGGGAGTTTATCATGGTCCCACACTCTTCCTCATAAGCATCAATTCATCCTTTGTTCC GCCAAGTCACTACCACAAGATCAAGCTTCTATTCCCTGAAGCTCAGTTCCAAACTATCCCTGATACTGGTCACGTCCTCCATATTAAGAAGCCCCAAGACTTCATGAACAgcctcctcagtttcctatccTAG